The Micromonospora violae DNA segment TCGTCATCAGCGGCTGGGGCAGCAGGCCGCGTTCCAGGCGGGCCGACTCGGCCTGGCGCAACTCGACCTCACGCAACCGGCGGGCGTTCTCGTCGGCGCGCTTACGTTCCACGGCGTAGCGCAGCGCCCGGGTCAGCAGCACCCCGTCGACCTGGCCCTTGACCAGGTAGTCCTGTGCGCCCTCGGCGACCGCCACCACGCCCAGGTGCTCGTCGGTGCGGCCGGTCAGCACGCAGACCGCCGCACCGCTCGACATCTCCAGCACCTGGCGCAGCCCGTCCAACCCCTGCGCGTCGGGCAGACCCAGATCGAGCAGGACGCAGTCGACGTCGCCGATCCGCTGCCGGGCCTCCCGCAGGCTGGTGGCGACCAGCAGATCGATCATCGAGTTCGTCTCGGCGAGCAGCTCACCGACCAGGAAGGCATCGCCCTCGTCGTCCTCCACCAGCAGCACCCGCAACCGCTCACCCGGCGGCAGGTTGGCGTGCCGCGCCAGGCCACCGTGCGGGTACGGCACAACTGGGGAACCGGCCATGCCGGCCCCCCGGTGCGGCCGGGTCACCGCTGCGAGACGCGGGAGTTCGCTGGTGATGTCGGGCTCCTTCCGAGTGCCCTGCTGATCCTGTATTACACAACGGTCGGACACAACACGACGCCTACGGCGCGGGCGGGGATGGGCCGGATCACTGCCCCGGCCGAGGACCGACCGGGTGGCTGGTGGACGCCGGGCGTACCGGCCATCCCATCCGTGGGCGCGCCCGGGCAGGATGATCCCACCCCAGGCCCCACCACCCCCCGAGGAGTTCCCGTGGGCGCACCCACCACCCCGGCCGCAACGGGCACGTCGTCCCGTCCGATTCGGGGCGTACCCCCGGCCAACCGGGCCCTGACCCGACCGCGTCGGCGGCTCGTGGCCGCCGCAGCGGCTCTGGTCGCGCTGGCCGCGGTCGGCGCCGGCAGCCTGCTCGACCTGCATACCCCGGCTCCAAAGCCGGCGGACGCCCCGGTTGGTGAGTTCAGCGCCGGCCGGGCGTACGAGGACGCCAAGGTGATCGCCGCCCGGCCGCACGTCGCCGGCAGCCCGGCCAACGACCAGGTCCGCGCGCACATCGAGCAGCAGTTGCGCGGGCTGGGCCTGGAGACCGAGGTGCAGGACACGGTGGCGCCGGAGGCCGGTCAGCTCAGCGGGGCGGCGGGCGGGGCGACAGTGGCCCGGGTCCGCAACGTGGTGGCCCGGCTGCCCGGCACCGACTCGACGGGCCGCGTCTTCCTGGTCGCCCACTACGACTCGGTGCAGACCGGGCCGGGTGGCAACGACGACGCGGCCGGCACGTCGGCCATCCTGGAGGTGGCCCGCGCGTTGACCACCGGCCCGCGGCCCCGCAACGACATCGTGTTCGTGCTGACCGACGCCGAGGAGGCGTGCCTCTGCGGCGCGTCCGCGTTCGCCGCCAGTCACCCGCTGGCCGTCGACGGCGGAGTGGTGCTCAACCTGGAGGCCCGGGGCTCCACCGGGCCGGTGATCATGTTCGAGACGTCCCGGAACAACGCGAAGCTGGTCGACATCTTCGGCCGGGCCGCCCCGCACCCGGTGGGCACCTCGTTCGCGGTGGAGATCTACCGCGCGCTGCCCAACGACACCGACTTCACCGCCTTCCTTGATCAGAAGTTCGTCGGGTTGAACTCGGCGTACATCGACGGAGGGGCGATCTACCACACGCCGCTGGACACTCCGGCCGCCATCGATCAGGGCAGCCTCCAGCAGCACGGGGACAACGCGTTGGGTCTGGCCCGGGAGTTCGGTGGCACCGACCTGACCGACCTGCGCTCCGGCAACGACGCCACCTACTTCCCCGTCCCCGGTGGGCTGGTCCGCTACCCCGGCTGGCTCATCCTGCCGCTGGCCCTGCTCGCGGTGGTCGCGGTGGCCGCCCTGGGCTGGCTGACGCGGCGCAGCGGCCGGGCCAGCACCGGCCGGCTGGCCGCCGGCTTCGCGCTGGCCCTGGTGCCGATCATCGTCGCGCCGATCGCCGCCCAACTGCTCTGGCTGGCGATCACCACGATCCGACCGGGGTACGCGGAACTGCTCGACCCGTACCGGCCCACCTGGTACCGGCTGGCCGTCGTGGCGCTCGCCGCCGCCATCCTGTTCACCTGGTACGCGCTGACCCGCCGCCGGATCGGCCCGGCCGCGCTCGCCGTCGGCGGGCTGGCCTGGCTGGCCCTGTTCGGGGTGCTGCTCGCCGTGGCGGTGCCGGGTGGGGCGTACCTCACCACCCTGCCGGCGCTTGCCGGCGCCCTCGGCGGGCTGATCGCGCTGCGTACCCGGCAGGAAGGACCGTGGCCGGTGGTGGCGGTGACGGCCGCCGCGGCCGTGGGTGTGGTCATCCTGCTGCCCACCGTGGTGTTGCTCTTCCCCGCGTTGGGGATGGCGATGGGTGGGGTGGCCGCGCTGGTCGCGGTGCTGCTCGGCCTGGTCGCCCTGCCGGTGGTCGACCTGCTGCACCCGCAGGCCGGCGGCCAGCGCGGCCTGCTCGCGCTGCGGGCCCGGCGGCTCGCGATGCTGCCGGCCGGGGCCGCCGCCGTGGCGGCGGTGGTGCTCGCCGGGGTCGGGCTCGCGGTGGACCGCTTCGACGCCGCCCACCCCGCTCCCACCCACCTGATGTACGCCATGGACGCCGCCACCGGCCAGGCCCGGTGGCTCAGCCACGAGAGCGACCCGCAGCCGTGGACCGACGGCTACGTGGACGGGGTCACCGACGTCGGCGACGACTTCCCCGGGCTGGGCGGCGGTGAGCTGCGGGCCGGCCCGGCGCAGGCGGCGAACCTGCCGGCCCCGAAGCTGGACGTGCTAAGCGACACCACCGCCGGCGGCGAGCGCACGCTGCGGCTGCGGCTCACCCCGCAGCGGGTGGCCCGGCTCGCCACCCTGCACGTCGACACGTCGACCGCCACCGTGCTGCGCGCCGAGGTGGCGGGGCGGTCGGTGCCGGTGGAGCCCCGGGACGGGAAGTGGGGCTTCGGGCTGGTGTTCCACGCCCCGCCGGCCGAGGGAATCGAGGTCACGTTGACAGTGCGGCCGATCGCCGGGCAGGTGGCGCTGCGGGCGATGGACGCCAGTGACGGGTTGGACGCGCTGCCCGGCTTCCGCCCTCGGCCGCCGGCCGTCGGCGTCGTCGGATCACACAGCTCGGAGATGCTGGCGGTCGCCCGCACCTACCCCCTCTGAACCAGAACGGTGGTCCGGCGGAAAAAGACCGCTCCGCCGGACCACCGTCCACGACGCCACCCACGGTGGGCTGAGGCACTGTCCGATCTTGTGT contains these protein-coding regions:
- a CDS encoding M28 family peptidase; translation: MRGVPPANRALTRPRRRLVAAAAALVALAAVGAGSLLDLHTPAPKPADAPVGEFSAGRAYEDAKVIAARPHVAGSPANDQVRAHIEQQLRGLGLETEVQDTVAPEAGQLSGAAGGATVARVRNVVARLPGTDSTGRVFLVAHYDSVQTGPGGNDDAAGTSAILEVARALTTGPRPRNDIVFVLTDAEEACLCGASAFAASHPLAVDGGVVLNLEARGSTGPVIMFETSRNNAKLVDIFGRAAPHPVGTSFAVEIYRALPNDTDFTAFLDQKFVGLNSAYIDGGAIYHTPLDTPAAIDQGSLQQHGDNALGLAREFGGTDLTDLRSGNDATYFPVPGGLVRYPGWLILPLALLAVVAVAALGWLTRRSGRASTGRLAAGFALALVPIIVAPIAAQLLWLAITTIRPGYAELLDPYRPTWYRLAVVALAAAILFTWYALTRRRIGPAALAVGGLAWLALFGVLLAVAVPGGAYLTTLPALAGALGGLIALRTRQEGPWPVVAVTAAAAVGVVILLPTVVLLFPALGMAMGGVAALVAVLLGLVALPVVDLLHPQAGGQRGLLALRARRLAMLPAGAAAVAAVVLAGVGLAVDRFDAAHPAPTHLMYAMDAATGQARWLSHESDPQPWTDGYVDGVTDVGDDFPGLGGGELRAGPAQAANLPAPKLDVLSDTTAGGERTLRLRLTPQRVARLATLHVDTSTATVLRAEVAGRSVPVEPRDGKWGFGLVFHAPPAEGIEVTLTVRPIAGQVALRAMDASDGLDALPGFRPRPPAVGVVGSHSSEMLAVARTYPL